From the genome of Adhaeribacter pallidiroseus:
ACCTTAAAATTTATTTCGGATTTAAAAAGTAACAATGACCGCCATTGGTTTCAGGAAAATAAGGTTCGCTACGATCAAGCGCGCGAAGATTTTTTGCAGTTTGTTACCGAGTGGATGAAAGGTATTGGTGCGTTTGATGCCAGTGTAAGCGACCAGCACGCAAAGGATATTGTTTTTCGGATTTATCGCGATGTGCGATTTTCCAATGATAAGCGTCCGTACAAAGATCATTTTGGCGCATACTTGGCACCGGGCGGTCGCAAATCGGTGTATCCAGGTTATTATTTTCATTTGAGTCCGGGTAACCAATCTTTTATGGGTGGGGGCTTGTGGATGCCCCCGGCCAATCACCTGAAAGCGGTACGGCAAGAAATAGACTATAATTTTTCGGTGTTTGCCAGTATCGTGCAGAATCCTGATTTTACGGGTTGTTTCGGCCGGGAGCTGGCCGGTGAAAAATTAAAAACAAACCCCAAAGGCTACGAAGCTACCAACCCAGCTATAAATTACCTGAAACATCGGAGTTGGGTAGCTACTCACTCTTTAACAGATAAGCAACTCGTTCAGCCAGATCTCTTAAGTCAATGCCTTACCATTGCTAAGACTTTATTGCCATTAAAAGATTTTTTACATCACCCCATGCTGGAAGTGAGTACCAAGGAATAATAGATTTAGGAGAGCAAAGCGGGAAACGCCTCTTTTTTTAAATTTTTTTGTTTTTTGTACTCGTAAATCAACCAACCAAATACCAAACTGTATTCCAAAGCGGTTAAATACAAGTTTTCGTGATAGCTGGCTGTTTGATAAGTAGCATACGACAATACCGCTAAACCCGACCACACGAGCGCATATCGGTAAAAGGTTAAAACGGACAATGCTACCAACGTAGTTAAATACCAGGGATGCACGGTGGTAGCTAAAAAAAGTATAAGCTAAAGGCGCCAAGCCAATAATCTGGCTGTTTTTCCGGAAGATTTTTCCGGCCTTTAAAAGCTACAATGCTTATTAACACTGCGGTAAGCAGCGATAAACTTGGTCCTAGAATAGCAATCGGATTGTAACCTGCCATTAAGCTGCCCAACCATCGGAAAAGGTAATAGATACTGGCATTAAACTCGAATTTTTGAAAATATAAGTTGATGCTTTGCCCAATGTTTAAAAGGATAGTCGGGGAGAAGAAAGGTACAAACAAAGCTACAAAACTGAACCCGGCCGCACTGCCAAATACCACAAACTTGCGCCAGCCCAGTTGCGCCAGAATTAGGGGCATTACTAGTAAAGGCACCAGTTTTACACTTACAGCCAAACCAAACAAAATGCCGGCAAAAAGTAGTTTTTGTTGCGTCATGAAATACCAACTACTTAGTAAAAAAAATAGCAGTAAAGCCTCAAAATGTAAATTTCCGGTAAGCTCCACTATTACCAATGGGTTTAAGGCATACCAGAGTACCTGTTTAGCGGTCTTATTATAATATTGAAGTAACTTTAATAAAATTCGGATGTTTCCTACTTCTGCTATCAGGATAGTTAAACGCATAATAACTACCAAAACCCAATTACTCTCGGGCGCTAACCAGGCGCTGGCTGCAAATATAAACTGGCACACTGGCGGGTAAACGGAATAATATTGCGGTGAATTTAGCTGATGGTACAATTGCGGATTAATGCCCGGAATTTGTTCCGGTAACTTCAGATAATAGGAAGGTAGTTGTTCAAATGGATTAATACCAGCCGCTAGTAAACGGCCATCCCAAATAAAACGAAAATAATCATCGGATAAGGTTGGCCAGGAAAACAAGAACAAAAAGCGAAAAAAGAAGGCCGTTAATAATGCAATTTTTAAAAAAAAATACTTATTAGTACCAAATTTAACGTAAGCTCCAAAAGCCAGCGCAAATAAAAATAGCACATGGGAGAAGTGGGTCCGTTCTGTAACATACCCGAGACTTACGTAAGCCGCAACTGATACGAGTACCAGAAAAATAGCAGATGTTGTGCGCGCCATAGTGTTTAGCGGCTGTGTTTAACAGTCAGGAAAAATACTCCACCAAAGCCCAGCGTAAGCATGCTATGAAAAGGCAGCAATCCATAGCGCTGCAAGTAAAAACCAAACAAGATTCCGGCTAAGAAATACAAGGCCAAAATACCTTCCAGCAGCATCAGAAAGTTGATAGAAGCGGTACGGTACAAATTATTTCGCCAGGGATCGGAAGCTTTTTGGATGTTAAATTTAGGAGTCCGGATAAAAGGAGTTTTTTTGCCGGCATAGCCCTCCAGCACGGCAACAGTATTGTGCAACGATAAACCCATGGAGAAACACAAAAACCAGAAAAAACGCGGGCAAAATTGCAACCAGGAAGCTGCTTGGTTAGGACTAGAACAGCGGAAAGAAGTCCAGTAAAATGCAATTAAACTCGCCAGACTAATTAAAAAAAGTTCTTGCGATAAGAAATAAGCTTGTAAATGCGGATAATAATCCGGAATAAATAAGATGGGTACACTCAGTAAAGCCAGCAGGAACACACAAACAAAAACACTGCTGTTACCTAAGTGAAATAAGGCGTGTATTTTCGTTGACCAGGGTTTATTGGATTGGAAAACCGGGCCTAAGTTTTTACGGGCATTTTCCGCCGCGCCTTTGGTCCAGCGGTACTGCTGCGATTTGATTGCCGGCATGGTAACTGGTAACTCCGCGGGAGCAATAATGGGTTCCAGGTACCGGAACTCCCAGTGGCGTAACTGCGCCCGGTAACTTAAATCCAGGTCTTCGGTGAGCGTATCGGTCTGCCAGCCACCGGCATCCAGGATGCAGGTTTTTCGCCAAACGCCGCCCGTACCGTTAAAATTTATAAAATAATGCCCGCAACTGCGCCCGGTTTGTTCCACCGTAAAATGGGCATTTAAGCCAAAGGCTTGTAGTTTCGTGAGTAAAGAATAATTGCTGTTTACATGACCCCACCGGGTTTGTACTAATCCTACTTCTGGATTTTTAAATTTTATAAGGGTTTGCTTCAAAAAACTAGGCGCTGGTAAAAAATCAGCATCAAAAATAGCGATAAATTCTCCAGTGGCCAGATTTAAGCCGTACTCCAAAGCACCCGCTTTATATCCCGTGCGTTCCGGCCGGAGTACTTGCGTTATATCAAATCCTTGCGCTTGGTAAAAAGCAACCTTGGCAGCTACCAGATCACGCGTAATATCATTTGAATCGTCCAGTACTTGAATTTGTAATTTTTCTAAAGGATAGTCTAAAGCCGTAATGGCATCAATGAGCCTTTCAACTACATACTGCTCGTTATAAACCGGTAATTGCACGGTAACAAAGGGCAAAGTATTTGGTAAATAAAGCGGAAAATCCGGAAAATCTTTTTTCTTATTTGCGCACCGATAGTACAAAAAGGTTAAATGTAACTGAATTAAGCTGTAGCAAAATACTAAAATCAGGCACAAACCATACACTACTACCAGAAGCAAAGCCAAAGTACTCATCACTTATAAATATCGGAAAATAGTGGTGATTATTTTGTAGCCGGCCAAAAAGGTGCCTTTAACAGTACCCGAAATTTTAGAAAAGCCAATTCTTTTGCGGTAAGTTACCGGCACTTCTACGCAGCGTAATTTTAATTTAGCGGCTTTTAACTGCATTTCTACCGTCCAGCCGTAGGTGCGGTCCTGCATGTTTAGTTGTACCAAAGCATTGGTCCGAATAGCCCGGAAAGGTCCTAAGTCGGTAAAGGCGGCTCCGTAGAATAGTTTTAACAAATTGGTAGCTAACCAATTGCCAAAAATTTGCTGCGGCAACATGGCGCCTTTTTCCCGGTGACCCAAAGCGCGGGAGCCGATTACTAAATCAGCCCGATTATCCAAAATAGGTTGTACCAACAAAGGCATTTCTTCCGGATAATCCGAAAAATCACCGTCTACAAAAACAATAATGTGGGGCCTAGCCTGTTCCGGCTTGGCTAAACAGTATTGGATGCCGGATAAACAAGCATTTCCGTATCCCGGCTTAGGTTCAAACAAAACGGTAGCACCGGCGGCTTGGGCTACCAGGGCAGTCTGGTCCGTAGAATTATTATTGACCACAATTATTTCGGTTACTAGTTCCTGCGGAATAGCTGTAATTACTTGTTTTATAGATTTTTCTTCGTTGTAAGCCGGAATAATAACGTGAATAAGCCGCATGCCAACAAAGGTAAGACAATGTACAGAAGAATAAATAATAGTAATTCCGAAACCAGATCTCAGAATAACGGTTACATAATTGTTAAAAGGCAATAATGCATAATTTTATTAGCACCCAACAGGCACATACCCTCAAAAATATGTTACAAACCGGAATTTCTGCTCCTGATTTTGAATTACTAACTGCGAAAAAGGAAGTATTTCGTTTAAGCAGTTTACAAAATAAAAAAAGTGTAGTGCTATATTTTTATCCGAAAAATGACACCCGGGGTTGTACGGCCGAAGCGTGTTCTTTCCGGGATCAATACGAGATTTTCCAGGAGCAAGGTGCTGAAGTAGTAGGCGTTTCTTCGGATAATCTGGACTCTCACCAAAATTTTTCGGCGAAGTATCAGCTTCCTTTTATTTTACTTAGCGATCCGGGGGGTAAAGTGCGTAAATTATATGAAGTGCCTAAAACCCTAGGTTTAATTCCGGGACGGGCGACCTATGTAATTGATATAAAAGGAATAATCCGGTACTCTTTTAACGCGCAGTTAAAGCCACTGGAACACGTACAAAATGCCTTGCAAATACTTAAAACCTTAACTACGGAAGCGTAAGTTGTACAGGATTAATTGTTTGCAGGTATAAATAATAATTTACTGATTTGATGCCTTATGAGGCTAAATAAAGAGATTGTTCGTAAAATTTAAAAAGCCGCACATTAATTCCAATAAAACTACACTAACTTACATGTTGTATTTGCAACAATTAAGAAGCATTTTTTTAAATTTTCAAAAAAAGAAAGCTTAACTGAATAGACCTATCCAATGATTATACAACCTATAATCCAACGGCGGAAGCTACTATTACTACTAACTATAGTGTTTGTTTTTTTACCACGTTTCGGCATTTCTCAAAATACCGAAATACCGGAAGTACTGGATGCTGAACTGTCGGCTTATACTTATCCGTACCCGGTGCACTACATTCATTTAAAAATGGAGAATAAAGCCTGCCAGATGGCTTATATGGATGTGGCACCTACACAAAACAATTCGCTGAAACCGACAGTTGTGCTGTTGCACGGAAAAAATTTTATGGGAGCTTACTGGCAGCAAACCATCAAGTATCTTTCCGGGTTAGGTTATCGGGTAATTGTACCGGATCAGATCGGCTTCGGAAAATCATCGAAACCTTCTTTACATTATAGTTTTCATCAGTTAGCCTGCAATACGCGCCAATTACTAGACACTTTGGGAGTAAATAAAGCAGTTATCGTGGGCCATTCCATGGGAGGAATGTTGGCTACCCGGTTTGCTTTAATGTACCCGGAAGTAGTCATTAAGTTAGTATTGGAAAATCCAATTGGCCTGGAAGATTATCGGATGATTGTACCTTATTCTACGCTGGATGCTTCTTACCAACGAGAACTTAAAACCACCGAAGAATCCATCAGCAATTATTTTAAAACTTACTTTCCGGAGTGGTTGCCCGAATACGAAGAGTGGGTAAAAGTGCCGGCAGCGCAAACCCGCAGCAAAGATTACGCAACGGTGGCCTTAACTTCGGCGCAAACCTACGAAATGATTTACCAACAGCCGGTTATCTACGAACTGGAACAATTGCAAATGCCTACGCTACTCATTATTGGGCAAGCCGATCGAACGGTAGTGGGCAAAGCCGCTATAAAAGATAAAGCAGTATTAGCCCGGGCTGGCAATTATCCGGCACTGGGCAGAAAAGCCGTTAATCAAATTAGATCGAGTAAGTTGGTGGGCTTACCGGGAGTAGGACACATTCCGCATTTGCAAGCCCCCGAAGCTTTTTACAAAGCACTCACCAACTTCATAAAATAGTTTAACTTAAAATCCGAACATTTTCCGGCGAGATAAACGCGCTGGGTTGATAGCGGCCTGGTAGGGGGCCATTTTCCAAATTTAAAACTCCCCGTGGGCAAACCGTAGCGCACATGCCACAGCCCACGCACGACGACCGAATAATGGGCTGACCTTGCTGGGCGTACCAACGTACATCTATACCCATTTCGCAATAGTTAGAGCAATTGCCGCAAGAAATGCATTGGCCGCCATTGGTAGTAATCCGGAAACGGGAGAAATGCTTTTGCAGAATACCTAAATAGGCGGCCATGGGGCACCCAAACCGGCACCAAACCCTAGAACCCATTATCGGGTAAAAACCAACGCCAATAACTCCCGAAAAAATAGAACCAATAAAAAAGCCGTAGGCCTGCGAAAAACCATTGGATAAGCCACCAAGAATACCTCCACCAGTAATGGCGTTTACCCACAGCAATACGGTAGTAAGGACAATAAAACCCAATATAGGGTAGATAATGGCTACTTCCCATTGCCAAGCTTTCCGGGATTTATCGGATAAATGCCGGTAAGGGTCACCGGCCGTTTCGGCTAATCCCCCGCAGCCGCACACCCAACTGCAATACCAGCGTTTTCCGAAAAAATAAGTTAATACCGGTACGCCAACTAAAGATATCACGGCCGTCCAGAAAACAAAAAATACTCCTAATGCTCCCGGCGATTTAATTAAATAATCAACCGTACCCGGAAATAAATAGTCATATTTGAGCGGCCAGAAATAAGATAAGTAAAACTCCGGTTGATTAAATAAAATTAAAAAATATGGAATTAAGTAAGCCAGAACTAACTGGAAAAACATAACCGAAAGCGTACGAATAATTTGGTAAGGACTGTGGCGGTATTTTAGTAAGGCCCGCACGCCCATTATTAAAACAGCCAGGGTGTAAAATGTGCCGTATAAAAACCACCGGTCAGCTTCTATTCCGCGCAGCAGTTTACTTAAAGGATCTATACTACGAATTAAACCAGTCATTAAGTCGGGCCACCAGTATAAAACTACGTAAAAACCAGTTAAAAAACACCGGTAACCCAAGCAATTAAACCCCGGCTGGTAGCGCTCCGATGCCAAATGCCATTGATCCGGACTCCTGGAGGAGTTTTATAATAGGTGCGTAAAAAATAAAAGAGCAAAGCTACTACTGCGAGGGCTATTCCTGTGAACATAATGGTACGGGAACCAGATGCCTGAAAACCACTGATAAAAACAAAAAGCAAGCCTATACTAAATACACCTAAAGCTGTATTTTGCAGCCAATCCATTTTATCCGGATAATTAGAACCAACCAGTGATCCAGTAGCGAGTGTTGTCATGCGGTTATAATATTTTAAAAATTAATGATGGTGATGGTGCCCATGGGGGTCGTGCGGTTTCGTATTATAATTTATGATGGCACCGATAACAAATACACCCACCCAACAAGCATATAAAGCGTTAAAACTAGAAATATGTTTATCCGTGAGAACCAAAATTCCGTGGGCCACCAAGGTCATTACCAAGCCTACCACCGCGATAAATTGGTAAGAATTCATTTCTTTAAAGTTATATAATTTACTGGTTTTCATAAATTTAAAATTTAATCCGTTTTTTTAAATTTTTCTTTAATTAGTAAAGAAAAAAGACCGGTGCCTTACGCTTATTAATGCTTTTAAAACGGGTATACGCGAGTGCTTCATAATCCGGTGTAAATGAATACTGGAACAAAAGCTTGGATGAAGTAAGAAGAAAACAGGTTAGACCAGTAGAGTATCAACCATTAAAGATAATATAAATTAAAATTAAAAATTCTTTCATTATGCCCAAATAAAAAGGCCGCTGTTTTCAAGAGCGGCCTTTCAGGAGTGGGAATAGTTCCTTTATTTTAATTTTTTGTCTTTTAAAGCTGCATTTGCTTTATCTACTTTTTCGACCTGCGCCGCAGTAAGCTTAGTTTCTTCGGTAGTTTGTTTGTAATTAGTGTAAGCTGCTTGTTGCACCGGGTTTAAGATAGCCGTAAACTGCTTATCGAAATTATCTTCCACCTCTTTAAGTTTAGTTGCTACTACAGCAGCATCAGAACCGTAGAGAACAGCAATCTCGTCTGATTTTAAAATTCTTTCGCGATTCAATGATCGTAATTTAATAAATTCAGCCTCATTTAACTGAAGCTCGGTAGCCATTACCCGGGTGAGTAAATTTATTCTTTTGTCGGCTGAAGCTGGAACATCTTGCGCTTGAGCCACGCAACTAAAAAAAGCAACTATTATAAAGCTTAGAAATAATTTCTTCATAGATATAAATTTAAAAAACTCCGGGGTAAATAAAAAGAATTAAAGTTATTTTTTGAATAGTTATAATGTTATATATGCAAATGTAAATATTTAACGTTAAAAATGAAAAAAAGTTATACTGTTTTTAAGCTATGGATAAAAATAAATTTTAATACAAGTCTTAAGTTAAACCTAATAGATTGCTTTTTTGAGTGTACCAGATAGTGGAGATTAGCGCTGCGGTTGCTCAAATCTAAACAACCGCGGCGCTAAAACTAATTTAATGAGCAACAGCATAAATAAGCGGTACATTTACAATTAAAAAAGTTAAAATGTCAAAAGTAGCGGGTGGAAGGTTGATAAATTGTTAGAAAGGTTTTTAAAATTGTTTTAAGTAAAAACTTGATTCTTAAAAGTTTAAGGGTATATTTAAAGTGTTTATTTAGGGAATTACTCTTTTATCCGGAAAGCTATGAAACATGAAATTTTACTTAATAAATCTGAATGGAAAGTTTGTGCAAAGTGTGGTCATCAGTATGCCGCTAACCAACACGAATGCGACCATTGCGCTTTGCCCCAAAGTAAACCTGAATTTATAGCGGGTATCATTACCACCTTCATCGGCATTATAGCTTTGTATTTCATTTTTCAGCTTTAAGGTACATTTAATTTTAAATCCTGGCGGTTTAAAATTAAATGTACCTTAAAAAAATAGCAAAAATATAGTCTGCTTCGTTAGAGGCTAGATATATTTTGCTTACTGAAGTATAAAATTATTAATTTGAGTTTTAGTAATAGCCAAATTTCAACAATTGATGGTAGGTGTTTCAGATTTCGAGTTAATGTCTTTATCAGAAAAAATGCAATTTATTCGCCAAGAGGGCCACTACTTGCATTATCGGATAAAAGGTTGGTGCAAAATTAATATTTACTGGCTAGGTAGTTTTTACGCCGAAGTTTGGTTTTTGTATAATTTAAAAGATATTGGATTAATCAGAACTTACACCAAAGCCACCTGCCTAGACCCTTACCTAAATGATTTGCAAGTCCCTATGCTTTTTGAGTAATTTTTGCGGGTAAGCCCTTTTACAAATTAGATTATACGCAGATAACGCTAGATAAAATAGGGTTATCTCGATTTATTTCAAGAAAATAATCGGCATCTCGGAATTATAAAATTAAATTAAGCCTTTATCGAAGATATTATAGTCTGATGAATATGCTGGGCCAGAGTGGCTTGGCAAACGTTCTAAAACTGTATGCAGCTTCTTTATAAAATTAAATTTAAAAATATAATTTTAGTGCATGAACCCGCTTCTAGAAGATTTTAATACTTTATTTGATACAGCACCTTTTCATTCAATCCGGCACTCGCACTATTTGCCCGCTATTCAAAAAGCGCTGCATATAGGCAAATCAGAAATAAACCAAATAACTTCTAATCCGGCACCGCCAACTTTCGAGAATACCATTCTGGCTTTAGAACAAAGTGGTCAGCTACTAGACCGGATTTCCAGTATTTTTTTTAATCTAAACGCGGCTGAAACTGATCTGGAGCTACAGCATTTAGCGAAAGAAATTTCGCCATTATTAACAGCCTACGCCAACGATATTATGTTGGACGAGGTACTTTTCAAACGAATCAACCAGGTATATCAAGTCAGATCCGAGCTTATTTTAACCGTTGAAGACGTAACCTTGCTTGAAAAAACTTATAAAAGCTTTATCCGGAACGGCGCTAATTTAAGTGAAACAGATAAAGTACGTTTACGCGAGTTAGATAATCAATTATCGCAGTTATCGTTAACCTTTGGCGAAAATGTGCTGCACGAAACTAACGATTATTCGCTGGAAATTAAAAATACCGCCGATTTAGCCGGTTTACCGGAATCATTGGTGGAAGCGGCGGCTCAAACAGCTAAAGAAACAGGAAAAGAAAATTCCTGGCTGTTTACTTTGCACTTACCCAGTTATATTCCTTTTATGACTTATGCCGATAACCGGGAGCTTCGGCAGCAGTTGTACTGGGCTTATGCCACCCGGGCTTGCCAGGATAATACTTATAACAATGAAGCAGTGGTTTTAAAAATTGTGCAATTGCGACTAGAGCGCGCGCAATTGTTAGGTTTTAAAACCCACGCGGATTTTGTGCTGCAAGAAAGAATGGCTCAAACTCCCGGCAAGGTGCAACTATTTCTGGAAGATTTATTAATACATGCCAAGCCCGTAGCACAAACAGAATGGCAAAGTTTAACGGATTACGCGCAGCAAATAAATGGCCCGGAACAATTACAACGTTGGGATTTGTCGTATTACGCCGAGAAATGGAAGAAAGAAAAATTCGCCATTGACGACGAAATATTAAAACCGTATTTTCAGTTAGAAAAAGTAATGGAGGGGGTTTTTGCGGTATCTCACAAATTATATGGTTTGGTTTATAAAGAAAATACCACTATCCAAACATACCACCCCGATGTAAAAGTATACGAAGTAGAAGACGAAAACGGGCAGCATATTGGAATTTTTTACTGCGATTTTTTCCCGCGACCCGGCAAACGTAACGGCGCCTGGATGACTTCTTACCGGTCGCAGAAAAAAGAAAAAGAAAAGGACCAAAGGCCCCACGTGGCTATTGTCTGTAACTTTACCAAGCCCACACCCACCAAACCAGCTCTGCTCACCTTTAACGAAGTACGGACCTTATTTCACGAGTTTGGGCATGCTTTACATGGTTTACTTGCTAATGGTACTTATGCCAGCTTGTCTGGCACGCACGTGTACTGGGACTTTGTAGAATTACCTTCGCAGGTTTTTGAAAACTGGACCACCGAGAAGGAAAGCTTGGATTTATTCGCGCGGCACTACCAAACCGGTGAAGTTATTCCGGATGAACTCATTCAGCGGATTAAACAAAGTACCAATTTTATGGCTGGTTACGCTACCTTGCGGCAAATTGGCTTAGCGCGCTTGGATTTAGCGTGGCACAATATCGAATCAGTGGAGTTAATTCCGGATGTATTTACTTTTGAAAAAAATGTTTTAGTTGAAACCGAAATTTTACCCCTGGTACCCGGTACCAATACCAGTTGTTCCTTTTCCCATATTTTTCAAGGCGGGTATTCTTCGGGTTATTATAGTTATAAGTGGGCCGAAGTGCTGGATGCCGACGCTTTTGAGTTTTTCCAGGAGAAAGGTGTATTTAACAAGCAAACGGCCAATTTATTTAAAAAACATATCTTATCAGCCGGCGGCAGCGAACCACCTATGATTCTTTATAAACGTTTCCGGGGGCAGGAGCCTTCGCCAAAAGCCTTATTGAAGCGAACGGGTTTACTAAAAGATTAAAATTTAAAAATATATTACAAAGCAGCTGTAAGTGAATAAGAATACTTCCGATAATAAAGCCGGAAACAAAAAATGCAAGCCCTATGCTTGCATTTTTTGTTTTTCATTGATTGCTATTAAGAAATAGCCTATTAAGACCGTTTCCGGGAGCCATTCATGCGGGAGCGTTTTCCCCGCATTTCTCCTTGTTGGGCTTCGTATTTCGTATATTGTTCCGGAGTAAGAATAGATTTGAGTTCTATATTCCAGTTGTCCCGGATTGTTTTGGCTTGGTTGCGGTCTACGTTTGCTTGTGTTTCTTTGCTTTCCCGTAAAGCATCTATTTGCGTTAAGCGTTTTAAATTCAAAGCTTTAACTTTAGCTTCCTGATCCGCGGAAAGGCCTAAAGTACTTGCCATCATTTTGGTTTGGCGATCAGCCCGTTCTTCGGGGGTAGCTCTTTGGCGAGCTTCCTGATTGGGAGCTGTATTAGTTTGATTTCCGGTTTGAGCATAGGTAGTAGTAATTGTTACTAACCCCAAGGCAATTGCAAAAAAAGTACTTTTCATATCGGTATAAATTTTATTTAATTCTTAGAGTAGCGGAACAACCAAAAGTTTAATCGAGTGGTTAAAAAATTTCCTTTAATAAGCTACATTCTAGTAATAGTTTCTGAGCTACTTTTTTAAATAATGATTCAATCCAGTATGGCACTTGAAAGGTAAAATAGCAAGTAGCGCTTTCTGAGAGCAAAAATTTTAAAAAATTAAAACAAGCCTAACTGTTTTCCCGCTTTGGAGCAAAACAAATGATAGTTATATGGTTTCATGTGCCGACCTTTCATGTATTTTTCTTTGGTTACCCGAAATAAACTGCCTATGGTTTGTGCCCATTGTCCTTCCCCGGTCATGCGCCGCCCAAAAGTACTGTCATTGATCTGCCCGCCGTGGCAAGCCGCAATTTGGTTTAATACCTTTTCGGCCCGGTCAGGATAATTGGTATGTATCCAATCGCGGAATATTTCGCCAATAGAACCGTTTAAACGCACAATGTTATAGGCTGCCGAGCTTGCTCCGTGCGCCGCCGCTTGTTGTATTAGCGCCGGAATTTCGTGGTCGTTCAAGCCCGGAATAATGGGCGCCAACATTACATTTACCGATATGCCCGCTTCGCTAAGTTTTTTTATGACTGCTAAGCGTTTAGTGGCAGCAGACGTGCGCGGCTCTAATTTGGTTCGTAACTCCTCGTTCAAAGTGGTAAGCGAAATATTTACATGCAATAAGTTTAGTTTATCTAACTGACATAATATATCTAAATCGCGCAGGATTAATGCATTTTTAGTGATAATACTTACCGGATGGCGGTATTGTAATAACACCTGGAGTAACCGGCGAGTGAGCTGCTTTTTTTGCTCAATGGGTTGGTAACAATCCGTATTACCGGCCAGCATCAAAGGCATAACCTGCCAATTGGGATTTTCCAGCTGAGCGGCTAACTTTTCCGGGGCATTTTCTTTAATGATTATTTTTCTTTCAAAATCTAAACCGGCGCTGTAGCCCCAATATTCGTGCGTATTGCGGGCATAACAATAAATGCAACCATGTTCACAACCCTGGTACGGGTTCATAGAATAAGAAAGGCCAATATCTGGGCTTTCTACTTTGTTGATTATTTTTTTAGGATTTTCGGTAAAGTACTCTGTTTTAGAATTTTCCAGTAAAGGTTCGTCCAAGCCTTCCGGGTGCTCCGTTACATATTCATTTTTCCGGTAACGGTTTACTGGGTTAAGTTGGGCACCCCGGCCCTTTAAGTACAGTGGCTCTTCCATGGAGCTAAGTTAATTATTTTAGCAATTACGCCCTTTAATTAGCTAAAAAATATAGCAAAATTTTTAATAATAAAGTTTTACTTCATTAAGCGAAAGTAACTATGAAGAAAACCCTACTAACTTGAAGAATTAAG
Proteins encoded in this window:
- a CDS encoding 4Fe-4S binding protein, with protein sequence MTGLIRSIDPLSKLLRGIEADRWFLYGTFYTLAVLIMGVRALLKYRHSPYQIIRTLSVMFFQLVLAYLIPYFLILFNQPEFYLSYFWPLKYDYLFPGTVDYLIKSPGALGVFFVFWTAVISLVGVPVLTYFFGKRWYCSWVCGCGGLAETAGDPYRHLSDKSRKAWQWEVAIIYPILGFIVLTTVLLWVNAITGGGILGGLSNGFSQAYGFFIGSIFSGVIGVGFYPIMGSRVWCRFGCPMAAYLGILQKHFSRFRITTNGGQCISCGNCSNYCEMGIDVRWYAQQGQPIIRSSCVGCGMCATVCPRGVLNLENGPLPGRYQPSAFISPENVRILS
- a CDS encoding alpha/beta fold hydrolase, producing MFVFLPRFGISQNTEIPEVLDAELSAYTYPYPVHYIHLKMENKACQMAYMDVAPTQNNSLKPTVVLLHGKNFMGAYWQQTIKYLSGLGYRVIVPDQIGFGKSSKPSLHYSFHQLACNTRQLLDTLGVNKAVIVGHSMGGMLATRFALMYPEVVIKLVLENPIGLEDYRMIVPYSTLDASYQRELKTTEESISNYFKTYFPEWLPEYEEWVKVPAAQTRSKDYATVALTSAQTYEMIYQQPVIYELEQLQMPTLLIIGQADRTVVGKAAIKDKAVLARAGNYPALGRKAVNQIRSSKLVGLPGVGHIPHLQAPEAFYKALTNFIK
- a CDS encoding cellulose synthase family protein, translating into MSTLALLLVVVYGLCLILVFCYSLIQLHLTFLYYRCANKKKDFPDFPLYLPNTLPFVTVQLPVYNEQYVVERLIDAITALDYPLEKLQIQVLDDSNDITRDLVAAKVAFYQAQGFDITQVLRPERTGYKAGALEYGLNLATGEFIAIFDADFLPAPSFLKQTLIKFKNPEVGLVQTRWGHVNSNYSLLTKLQAFGLNAHFTVEQTGRSCGHYFINFNGTGGVWRKTCILDAGGWQTDTLTEDLDLSYRAQLRHWEFRYLEPIIAPAELPVTMPAIKSQQYRWTKGAAENARKNLGPVFQSNKPWSTKIHALFHLGNSSVFVCVFLLALLSVPILFIPDYYPHLQAYFLSQELFLISLASLIAFYWTSFRCSSPNQAASWLQFCPRFFWFLCFSMGLSLHNTVAVLEGYAGKKTPFIRTPKFNIQKASDPWRNNLYRTASINFLMLLEGILALYFLAGILFGFYLQRYGLLPFHSMLTLGFGGVFFLTVKHSR
- a CDS encoding glycosyltransferase 87 family protein, coding for MARTTSAIFLVLVSVAAYVSLGYVTERTHFSHVLFLFALAFGAYVKFGTNKYFFLKIALLTAFFFRFLFLFSWPTLSDDYFRFIWDGRLLAAGINPFEQLPSYYLKLPEQIPGINPQLYHQLNSPQYYSVYPPVCQFIFAASAWLAPESNWVLVVIMRLTILIAEVGNIRILLKLLQYYNKTAKQVLWYALNPLVIVELTGNLHFEALLLFFLLSSWYFMTQQKLLFAGILFGLAVSVKLVPLLVMPLILAQLGWRKFVVFGSAAGFSFVALFVPFFSPTILLNIGQSINLYFQKFEFNASIYYLFRWLGSLMAGYNPIAILGPSLSLLTAVLISIVAFKGRKNLPEKQPDYWLGAFSLYFF
- a CDS encoding DUF2461 domain-containing protein, with product MNTHFQPDTLKFISDLKSNNDRHWFQENKVRYDQAREDFLQFVTEWMKGIGAFDASVSDQHAKDIVFRIYRDVRFSNDKRPYKDHFGAYLAPGGRKSVYPGYYFHLSPGNQSFMGGGLWMPPANHLKAVRQEIDYNFSVFASIVQNPDFTGCFGRELAGEKLKTNPKGYEATNPAINYLKHRSWVATHSLTDKQLVQPDLLSQCLTIAKTLLPLKDFLHHPMLEVSTKE
- a CDS encoding peroxiredoxin, which gives rise to MHNFISTQQAHTLKNMLQTGISAPDFELLTAKKEVFRLSSLQNKKSVVLYFYPKNDTRGCTAEACSFRDQYEIFQEQGAEVVGVSSDNLDSHQNFSAKYQLPFILLSDPGGKVRKLYEVPKTLGLIPGRATYVIDIKGIIRYSFNAQLKPLEHVQNALQILKTLTTEA
- a CDS encoding glycosyltransferase family 2 protein, whose amino-acid sequence is MRLIHVIIPAYNEEKSIKQVITAIPQELVTEIIVVNNNSTDQTALVAQAAGATVLFEPKPGYGNACLSGIQYCLAKPEQARPHIIVFVDGDFSDYPEEMPLLVQPILDNRADLVIGSRALGHREKGAMLPQQIFGNWLATNLLKLFYGAAFTDLGPFRAIRTNALVQLNMQDRTYGWTVEMQLKAAKLKLRCVEVPVTYRKRIGFSKISGTVKGTFLAGYKIITTIFRYL